A window from Pseudomonas alloputida encodes these proteins:
- the nuoK gene encoding NADH-quinone oxidoreductase subunit NuoK, with the protein MGAIPLEHGLAVAGILFCLGLVGLMVRRNILFVLMSLEVMMNASALAFVVAGARWVQPDGQVMFILVISLAAAEASIGLAILLQLYRRFHTLDIDAASEMRG; encoded by the coding sequence ATGGGTGCTATCCCTCTCGAGCATGGGCTGGCGGTCGCCGGCATCCTGTTCTGCTTAGGTCTGGTTGGCCTGATGGTCCGCCGCAACATCCTCTTCGTGCTCATGAGCCTGGAAGTCATGATGAACGCCTCTGCCCTGGCGTTCGTCGTCGCCGGTGCCCGTTGGGTCCAGCCCGACGGTCAGGTGATGTTCATTCTGGTGATCAGCCTGGCAGCCGCCGAGGCCAGCATTGGCCTGGCCATCCTGCTGCAGCTGTATCGCCGCTTCCACACTCTCGACATCGATGCTGCCAGTGAGATGCGCGGATGA
- the nuoL gene encoding NADH-quinone oxidoreductase subunit L, translating to MNLLFLTFVFPLIGFLLLSFSRGRFSENLSALIGVGSVGLSAATAAYVIWQFNVAPPEGGAYSQLLWQWMSVDGFAPNFTLYLDGLSVTMLGVVTGVGFLIHLFASWYMRGEAGYSRFFSYTNLFIASMLFLILGDNLLFIYFGWEGVGLCSYLLIGFYYSNRNNGNAALKAFIVTRIGDVFMAIGLFILFAQLGTLNVQELLVLAPQKFQAGDTWMVLATLMLLGGAVGKSAQLPLQTWLADAMAGPTPVSALIHAATMVTAGVYLIARTNGLFLLAPDILHLVGVVGGLTLVLAGFAALVQTDIKRILAYSTMSQIGYMFLALGVGAWDAAIFHLMTHAFFKALLFLASGAVIVACHHEQNIFKMGGLWKKLPLAYASFVVGGAALAALPIVTVGFYSKDEILWEAFASGNTGLLYAGLVGAFMTSLYTFRLIFIAFHGEAKTEAHAGHGISHWLPLGVLIVLSTFVGAWITPPLAGVLPESAGHAGGEAKHALEITSGAIAIAGILLAALLFLGKRRFVSAVANSGIGRVLSAWWFAAWGFDWIYDKLFVKPYLLISHILRKDPVDRTIGLIPRMARGGHVAMSKTETGQLRWYTASIAVGAVLVLGAVVVAAV from the coding sequence ATGAACCTTCTCTTCCTGACTTTCGTCTTTCCCCTCATCGGCTTCCTGCTGCTGTCGTTCTCGCGCGGACGGTTCTCGGAGAACCTGTCCGCCCTGATCGGCGTCGGCTCGGTAGGCCTGTCGGCCGCCACGGCCGCCTACGTCATCTGGCAGTTCAACGTCGCCCCGCCTGAGGGCGGCGCGTACAGCCAGCTGCTGTGGCAGTGGATGTCGGTGGACGGCTTCGCGCCGAACTTCACCCTGTACCTGGACGGCCTGTCGGTCACCATGCTCGGCGTGGTGACCGGTGTCGGCTTCCTGATCCACCTGTTCGCATCCTGGTACATGCGTGGCGAAGCCGGCTACTCGCGCTTCTTCTCGTACACCAACCTGTTCATCGCCAGCATGCTGTTCCTGATCCTTGGCGATAACCTGCTGTTCATCTACTTCGGCTGGGAAGGCGTGGGCCTGTGCTCGTACCTGTTGATCGGTTTCTACTACAGCAACCGCAACAACGGTAACGCGGCACTCAAGGCATTCATCGTCACCCGTATCGGCGACGTGTTCATGGCCATCGGCCTGTTCATCCTGTTCGCCCAGCTGGGCACCCTGAACGTGCAGGAACTGCTGGTGTTGGCACCGCAGAAGTTCCAGGCTGGCGACACCTGGATGGTGCTGGCCACGCTGATGCTGCTGGGTGGTGCGGTCGGTAAATCGGCGCAGCTGCCATTGCAGACCTGGCTGGCCGACGCCATGGCGGGCCCGACTCCGGTTTCGGCACTGATCCACGCCGCAACCATGGTGACCGCGGGCGTGTACCTGATCGCCCGTACCAACGGCCTGTTCCTGCTGGCGCCGGACATCCTGCACCTTGTAGGTGTGGTCGGTGGCTTGACCCTGGTACTGGCAGGCTTCGCTGCGCTGGTACAGACCGATATCAAGCGTATCCTCGCCTACTCGACCATGAGCCAGATCGGCTACATGTTCCTGGCCCTGGGCGTGGGTGCCTGGGACGCGGCGATCTTCCACCTGATGACCCACGCCTTCTTCAAGGCCCTGCTGTTCCTTGCCTCCGGTGCGGTGATCGTTGCCTGCCACCACGAGCAGAACATCTTCAAGATGGGCGGCCTGTGGAAGAAACTGCCGCTGGCCTACGCCAGCTTCGTGGTCGGTGGTGCGGCACTGGCGGCCCTGCCGATCGTGACCGTAGGCTTCTACTCCAAGGACGAGATCCTCTGGGAAGCCTTCGCCAGCGGCAACACCGGCCTGCTGTATGCCGGCCTGGTAGGCGCGTTCATGACCTCGCTGTACACCTTCCGCCTGATCTTCATCGCCTTCCACGGCGAAGCCAAGACCGAAGCCCACGCTGGCCACGGCATCAGCCACTGGCTGCCGCTGGGCGTGCTGATCGTGCTGTCGACTTTCGTCGGCGCCTGGATCACCCCGCCGCTGGCCGGTGTGCTGCCGGAAAGCGCCGGCCATGCCGGTGGCGAAGCCAAGCACGCGCTGGAGATCACCTCGGGTGCCATCGCCATCGCCGGTATCCTGCTGGCCGCCCTGCTGTTCCTGGGCAAGCGCCGCTTCGTCAGCGCCGTCGCCAACAGTGGCATCGGTCGCGTCCTGTCGGCCTGGTGGTTCGCTGCCTGGGGCTTCGACTGGATCTACGACAAGCTTTTCGTCAAACCGTACCTGCTGATCAGCCACATCCTGCGCAAGGACCCGGTTGACCGCACCATCGGCCTGATTCCTCGGATGGCGCGTGGTGGCCACGTGGCCATGAGCAAGACCGAGACTGGCCAACTGCGCTGGTACACCGCCTCTATCGCCGTGGGTGCCGTGCTGGTGCTCGGTGCCGTGGTAGTGGCTGCGGTATGA
- the nuoG gene encoding NADH-quinone oxidoreductase subunit NuoG, with amino-acid sequence MATIHVDGKALEVNGADNLLQACLSLGLDIPYFCWHPALGSVGACRQCAVKQYTDENDTRGRIVMSCMTPASDGTWISIDDEESKAFRASVVEWLMTNHPHDCPVCEEGGHCHLQDMTVMTGHNERRYRFTKRTHQNQDLGPFIAHEMNRCIACYRCVRYYKDYAGGTDLGVYGAHDNVYFGRVEDGVLESEFSGNLTEVCPTGVFTDKTHSERYNRKWDMQFAPSICHGCSSGCNISPGERYGELRRIENRFNGSVNQYFLCDRGRFGYGYVNRKDRPRQPQLADGTKLGLDAALDKAADLLRGRTIVGIGSPRASLESNYGLRELVGAEYFYSGMEAGELARVRLALNVLNNSPLPVPTLRDIEDHDAVFVLGEDLTQTAARVALAVRQATKGKAEAMAEAMKVQLWLDAAVKNIGQHALYPLFIASLAETKLDDVAEECVHAAPADLARIGFAVAHAIDPSAPAVAGLDDEAQALAQRIADALVAAKRPLVVAGTSLADPALIEAAANIAKALKLREKNGSLSLVVPEANSLGLAMLGGESVDAALDAVISGKADAIVVLENDLYARVPAAKVDAALAAAKVVIVADHSKTATVDRAHLVLPAASFAEGDGTLVSQEGRAQRFFQVFDPQYLDSSIQIHEGWRWMHALRATLLNKPVDWTQLDHVTSACAEAAPQLAGIVNAAPSAAFRIKGMKLAREPLRYSGRTAMRANISVHEPRTPQDKDTAFAFSMEGYSGSAEPRQQVPFAWSPGWNSPQAWNKFQDEVGGHLRAGDPGVRLIESQGDRLNWFNAIPGAFNPARGIWTAVPFFHLFGSEESSSRAAPVQERIPAAYVALAKSEADRLGVNDGALLSLNVAGVALRLPLRINEELGAGLVALPKGLAGIPPAIFGASVEGLQEAAQ; translated from the coding sequence ATGGCCACTATCCACGTAGACGGCAAAGCGCTCGAAGTCAACGGTGCAGACAACCTGTTACAGGCATGTCTGTCGCTCGGCCTCGACATCCCTTATTTCTGCTGGCACCCGGCGCTTGGTAGCGTTGGTGCCTGCCGGCAATGCGCAGTCAAGCAGTACACCGACGAGAACGACACCCGTGGTCGTATCGTCATGTCCTGCATGACCCCTGCTTCCGACGGCACCTGGATTTCCATCGACGATGAAGAGTCGAAGGCGTTCCGCGCCAGCGTCGTCGAATGGCTGATGACCAACCACCCGCACGACTGCCCGGTGTGCGAGGAAGGCGGTCACTGCCACCTGCAGGACATGACGGTAATGACCGGCCACAACGAGCGCCGCTACCGTTTCACCAAGCGTACCCACCAGAACCAGGACCTCGGCCCGTTCATCGCCCATGAGATGAACCGCTGCATCGCCTGCTACCGCTGCGTGCGCTATTACAAGGACTACGCCGGTGGTACCGACCTGGGCGTCTACGGCGCCCACGACAACGTGTACTTCGGCCGCGTCGAAGACGGTGTGCTGGAAAGCGAGTTCTCCGGCAACCTGACCGAGGTCTGCCCGACCGGCGTATTCACCGACAAGACCCACTCCGAACGCTACAACCGCAAGTGGGACATGCAGTTCGCCCCAAGCATCTGCCATGGCTGCTCCAGCGGCTGCAACATCAGCCCGGGTGAGCGCTACGGCGAACTACGCCGTATCGAAAACCGCTTCAACGGTTCGGTCAACCAGTACTTCCTGTGCGACCGCGGCCGCTTCGGCTACGGCTACGTCAACCGCAAGGACCGCCCACGCCAGCCACAACTGGCCGACGGCACCAAGCTGGGCCTGGACGCCGCCCTGGACAAGGCCGCCGACCTGCTACGCGGCCGTACCATCGTCGGTATCGGCTCGCCACGCGCCAGCCTCGAAAGCAACTACGGCCTGCGTGAGCTGGTCGGCGCCGAGTACTTCTACTCGGGCATGGAAGCTGGCGAACTGGCCCGCGTACGCCTGGCCCTGAACGTGCTGAACAACAGCCCGCTGCCCGTGCCGACCCTGCGCGACATCGAAGACCACGACGCCGTGTTCGTGCTCGGTGAAGACCTGACCCAGACCGCTGCCCGCGTTGCCCTGGCCGTGCGCCAGGCCACCAAAGGCAAGGCCGAGGCCATGGCCGAAGCCATGAAAGTGCAGCTTTGGCTCGACGCTGCCGTGAAGAACATTGGCCAGCACGCGCTGTACCCGCTGTTCATCGCATCCCTGGCTGAAACCAAGCTGGACGACGTCGCCGAAGAGTGCGTACACGCCGCGCCGGCCGACCTGGCCCGCATCGGTTTCGCCGTGGCCCACGCCATCGACCCGAGCGCCCCTGCCGTCGCCGGCCTGGACGACGAAGCCCAGGCCCTGGCCCAGCGCATCGCCGACGCCCTGGTCGCCGCCAAGCGCCCACTGGTCGTAGCCGGTACTTCGCTGGCCGACCCGGCGCTGATCGAAGCGGCTGCCAACATCGCCAAGGCCCTGAAGCTGCGCGAGAAAAACGGCTCGCTGAGCCTGGTGGTGCCTGAGGCCAACAGCCTCGGCCTGGCCATGCTCGGTGGCGAGTCGGTCGATGCCGCCCTAGACGCGGTCATCAGCGGCAAAGCCGATGCCATCGTGGTGCTGGAAAACGACCTGTACGCCCGCGTACCGGCCGCCAAGGTCGATGCTGCCCTGGCTGCGGCCAAGGTGGTGATCGTTGCCGACCACTCCAAAACCGCCACCGTCGACCGCGCCCACCTGGTGCTGCCGGCCGCCTCGTTCGCCGAAGGCGACGGTACCCTGGTCAGCCAGGAAGGCCGTGCCCAGCGCTTCTTCCAGGTGTTCGACCCGCAGTACCTGGACAGCAGCATCCAGATCCACGAAGGCTGGCGCTGGATGCACGCCCTGCGTGCCACCCTGCTGAACAAGCCGGTCGACTGGACCCAGCTGGACCACGTCACCAGCGCCTGCGCCGAAGCCGCTCCGCAACTGGCTGGCATCGTCAACGCCGCGCCGAGCGCTGCGTTCCGCATCAAGGGCATGAAGCTGGCCCGTGAGCCGCTGCGCTACTCCGGCCGTACCGCCATGCGTGCCAACATCAGTGTGCACGAGCCGCGCACCCCGCAAGACAAGGACACCGCGTTCGCCTTCTCCATGGAAGGCTACTCGGGTTCGGCCGAACCGCGCCAGCAGGTGCCATTCGCCTGGTCGCCGGGCTGGAACTCCCCACAAGCCTGGAACAAGTTTCAGGACGAGGTCGGTGGCCACCTGCGTGCCGGTGACCCAGGCGTACGCCTGATCGAATCGCAAGGCGACCGCCTGAACTGGTTCAACGCCATTCCGGGGGCCTTCAACCCGGCCCGTGGCATCTGGACTGCCGTGCCGTTCTTCCACCTGTTCGGCAGCGAAGAAAGCTCCTCGCGCGCCGCCCCGGTTCAAGAACGCATCCCGGCTGCCTACGTGGCCCTAGCCAAGTCCGAAGCCGACCGCCTGGGCGTCAACGACGGCGCCCTGCTGAGCCTGAACGTCGCCGGTGTGGCCCTGCGCCTGCCGCTGCGTATCAATGAAGAGCTGGGCGCTGGCCTGGTCGCGCTGCCGAAAGGCCTGGCTGGCATTCCGCCTGCCATCTTCGGTGCATCCGTCGAAGGTCTGCAGGAGGCAGCACAATGA
- the nuoJ gene encoding NADH-quinone oxidoreductase subunit J: MEFAFYFASGIAVVSTLRVVTGTNPVHALLYLIISLISVAMIFFALGAPFAGALEVIAYAGAIMVLFVFVVMMLNLGPASVAQERGWLKPGIWAGPVILGTLLLAELLYVLFVAPSGAGISGTTVGPKAVGISLFGPYLLVVELASMLLLAAAVTAFHLGRNEAKE; this comes from the coding sequence ATGGAATTCGCTTTCTACTTCGCATCCGGGATCGCCGTGGTCTCCACCCTTCGGGTGGTAACTGGCACCAACCCCGTGCACGCCTTGCTTTACCTGATCATTTCGCTGATTTCCGTGGCCATGATCTTCTTCGCCCTGGGTGCGCCGTTTGCCGGCGCCCTGGAAGTGATCGCCTACGCCGGCGCCATCATGGTGCTGTTCGTGTTCGTGGTGATGATGCTCAACCTCGGGCCGGCTTCGGTCGCCCAGGAACGGGGCTGGCTCAAGCCCGGTATCTGGGCAGGGCCAGTGATCCTCGGCACCCTGCTGCTGGCGGAGCTGCTGTACGTCCTGTTCGTCGCCCCGAGCGGCGCCGGCATCAGCGGTACCACCGTGGGCCCGAAAGCCGTGGGCATCAGCCTGTTCGGCCCGTACCTGCTGGTGGTCGAACTGGCGTCGATGCTGCTGCTGGCTGCAGCCGTCACCGCCTTCCACCTGGGCCGCAACGAGGCGAAGGAGTAA
- the nuoH gene encoding NADH-quinone oxidoreductase subunit NuoH, which produces MSWFTPEVIDVILTVLRAIVVLLAVVVCGALLSFVERRLLGWWQDRYGPNRVGPFGMFQIAADMLKMFFKEDWNPPFVDRVIFTLAPVVAMSALLIAFVVIPITPTWGVADLNIGLLFFFAMAGLSVYAVLFAGWSSNNKYALLGSLRASAQTVSYEVFLGLALMGVVVQVGSFNMRDIVEYQAQNLWFIIPQFFGFCTFFIAGVAVTHRHPFDQPEAEQELADGYHIEYAGMKWGMFFVGEYIGIILISALLVTLFFGGWHGPFGILPQLSFLWFALKTAFFIMLFILLRASIPRPRYDQVMDFSWKFCLPLTLINLLVTAAIVLYNTPAVAAQ; this is translated from the coding sequence ATGAGCTGGTTCACCCCCGAAGTGATCGATGTGATCCTCACCGTGCTGCGGGCCATCGTGGTCCTGCTGGCGGTGGTGGTCTGCGGTGCGCTGCTCAGCTTCGTCGAGCGCCGCCTGCTGGGCTGGTGGCAGGACCGTTACGGTCCGAACCGCGTCGGCCCGTTCGGCATGTTCCAGATCGCTGCCGACATGCTGAAGATGTTCTTCAAGGAAGACTGGAACCCACCCTTCGTCGATCGCGTGATCTTCACCCTGGCACCGGTAGTGGCCATGAGCGCCCTGCTGATCGCCTTCGTGGTCATCCCGATCACCCCGACCTGGGGCGTTGCCGACCTGAACATCGGCCTGCTGTTCTTCTTCGCCATGGCCGGCCTGTCGGTCTACGCGGTGCTGTTCGCCGGCTGGTCGTCGAACAACAAGTACGCCCTGCTGGGCAGCTTGCGTGCTTCGGCACAGACCGTGTCGTACGAAGTGTTCCTGGGCCTGGCGCTGATGGGCGTGGTGGTGCAGGTGGGTTCGTTCAACATGCGCGACATCGTTGAGTACCAGGCGCAGAACCTGTGGTTCATCATTCCGCAGTTCTTCGGCTTCTGCACCTTCTTCATCGCTGGCGTCGCCGTGACTCACCGTCACCCGTTCGACCAGCCGGAAGCAGAACAGGAACTGGCCGACGGCTACCACATCGAGTATGCCGGCATGAAGTGGGGCATGTTCTTCGTCGGTGAGTACATCGGCATCATCCTCATCTCGGCGCTGCTGGTAACCCTGTTCTTCGGCGGCTGGCACGGCCCGTTCGGCATCCTGCCGCAACTGTCGTTCCTGTGGTTCGCCCTGAAGACCGCGTTCTTCATCATGCTGTTCATCCTGCTGCGCGCCTCGATCCCGCGCCCACGCTATGACCAGGTGATGGACTTCAGCTGGAAGTTCTGCCTGCCGCTGACCCTGATCAATTTGCTGGTGACCGCTGCGATCGTGCTCTACAACACGCCAGCCGTCGCGGCCCAGTGA
- the nuoE gene encoding NADH-quinone oxidoreductase subunit NuoE encodes MNSTLIQTDRFALSETERSAIEHEMHHYEDPRAASIEALKIVQKERGWVPDGAIHAIGEVLGIPASDVEGVATFYSQIFRQPVGRHIIRVCDSMVCYIGGHESVVSQIQSELGIGLGQTTADGRFTLLPVCCLGNCDKAPALMIDDDTFGDVQPAGVSKLLEGYV; translated from the coding sequence ATGAACAGCACGCTTATCCAGACAGACCGTTTCGCCCTGAGCGAAACCGAGCGCTCGGCCATCGAGCACGAAATGCATCACTACGAGGACCCGCGCGCGGCGTCCATCGAAGCCCTGAAGATCGTCCAGAAGGAGCGTGGCTGGGTGCCGGACGGCGCCATTCACGCCATCGGCGAAGTGCTGGGCATTCCGGCCAGCGACGTCGAGGGTGTCGCCACCTTCTACAGCCAGATCTTCCGCCAACCGGTCGGCCGCCACATCATCCGCGTGTGCGACAGCATGGTCTGCTACATCGGCGGCCATGAGTCGGTGGTCAGCCAGATCCAGAGCGAGCTGGGCATCGGCCTCGGCCAGACCACTGCCGACGGCCGTTTCACCCTGCTGCCCGTGTGCTGCCTGGGCAACTGCGACAAGGCTCCGGCACTGATGATCGACGACGACACCTTCGGTGACGTGCAGCCGGCTGGCGTTTCCAAACTGCTGGAGGGTTACGTATGA
- the nuoM gene encoding NADH-quinone oxidoreductase subunit M — protein sequence MILPWLILIPFIGGFLCWLGERFGATLPRWIALLTMSLLLGIGLWLWGTGDYTLAPAPGAEPAWALEYKVEWIKRFGISIHLALDGLSLLMILLTGLLGVLSVLCSWKEIQRHVGFFHLNLMWILGGVVGVFLALDLFLFFFFWEMMLVPMYFLIALWGHSSADGKKTRIYAATKFFIFTQASGLIMLVAILGLVLVNYNTTGVLTFNYSDLLKAELPAGIEYVLMLGFFIAFAVKLPVVPFHSWLPDAHAQAPTAGSVDLAGILLKTAAYGLLRFALPLFPNASAEFAPIAMTLGLIGIFYGAFLAFAQTDIKRLIAFSSVSHMGFVLIGIYSGSQQALQGAVIQMLAHGLSAAALFILSGQLYERLHTRDMRQMGGLWHRIAYLPAISLFFAAASLGLPGTGNFVGEFLILIGSFVHVPWITVIATTGLVFGSVYSLIMIHRAYFGPAKTDTVLAGMDGRELIMVLGLAVLLILLGVYPQPFLDTSAATMSGVQQWLGSAFTQLASAR from the coding sequence ATGATTTTGCCTTGGCTGATCCTGATCCCCTTCATCGGCGGCTTCCTCTGCTGGCTGGGTGAGCGCTTCGGCGCCACCCTGCCGCGCTGGATCGCGCTGCTTACCATGTCCCTGCTGCTTGGCATCGGCCTGTGGCTGTGGGGTACCGGCGACTACACCCTTGCTCCCGCCCCGGGCGCCGAACCGGCCTGGGCTCTCGAATACAAAGTCGAGTGGATCAAGCGTTTCGGCATCAGCATCCACCTGGCCCTGGACGGCCTGTCGCTGCTGATGATCCTGCTCACCGGCCTGCTCGGTGTGCTGTCGGTACTGTGTTCCTGGAAAGAGATCCAGCGCCACGTCGGCTTCTTCCACCTCAACCTGATGTGGATCCTCGGCGGCGTGGTCGGTGTGTTCCTGGCCCTGGACCTGTTCCTGTTCTTCTTCTTCTGGGAAATGATGCTGGTGCCGATGTACTTCCTCATCGCGCTCTGGGGTCACAGCTCGGCAGACGGCAAGAAGACCCGGATCTACGCGGCGACCAAGTTCTTCATCTTCACCCAGGCCAGCGGCCTGATCATGCTGGTGGCGATCCTGGGCCTGGTGCTGGTCAACTACAACACCACTGGCGTGCTCACCTTCAACTACAGCGACCTGCTCAAGGCCGAGTTGCCGGCCGGTATCGAGTACGTGCTGATGCTGGGCTTCTTCATCGCCTTCGCGGTGAAGCTGCCAGTGGTGCCGTTCCACTCCTGGCTGCCTGACGCTCACGCCCAGGCACCGACCGCAGGCTCGGTGGACCTGGCGGGTATCTTGCTGAAGACCGCGGCCTACGGCCTGCTGCGCTTCGCTCTGCCGCTGTTCCCGAACGCCTCGGCCGAGTTCGCGCCGATCGCCATGACCCTGGGCCTGATCGGTATCTTCTACGGTGCCTTCCTGGCCTTCGCACAAACCGACATCAAGCGCCTGATCGCCTTCTCCAGCGTCTCGCACATGGGCTTCGTGCTGATCGGTATCTACTCCGGCAGCCAGCAGGCCCTGCAAGGTGCGGTGATCCAGATGCTGGCCCACGGCCTGTCGGCTGCGGCGCTGTTCATCCTGTCCGGCCAGCTGTACGAGCGCCTGCACACCCGTGACATGCGTCAGATGGGTGGCCTGTGGCACCGCATCGCCTACCTGCCGGCCATCAGCCTGTTCTTCGCAGCGGCATCGCTGGGCCTGCCAGGCACCGGCAACTTCGTCGGCGAGTTCCTGATCCTGATCGGCAGCTTCGTGCATGTACCGTGGATCACCGTGATCGCCACTACCGGCCTGGTGTTCGGTTCTGTTTACTCGCTGATCATGATCCACCGTGCCTACTTCGGCCCGGCCAAGACCGACACCGTGCTGGCCGGCATGGACGGTCGCGAACTGATCATGGTTCTGGGTCTGGCGGTATTGCTGATCCTGCTGGGCGTGTATCCGCAGCCGTTCCTCGACACCTCTGCCGCCACCATGAGTGGTGTGCAGCAGTGGCTCGGATCCGCTTTCACTCAACTCGCTTCGGCCCGGTAA
- the nuoI gene encoding NADH-quinone oxidoreductase subunit NuoI produces MFKYIGDIVKGTGTQLRSLAMVFSHGFRKRDTLQYPEEPVYLPPRYRGRIVLTRDPDGEERCVACNLCAVACPVGCISLQKAETEDGRWYPEFFRINFSRCIFCGLCEEACPTTAIQLTPDFEMAEFKRQDLVYEKEDLLISGPGKNPDYNFYRVAGMAIAGKPKGSAQNEAEPINVKSLLP; encoded by the coding sequence ATGTTCAAGTATATCGGCGACATCGTTAAGGGCACCGGCACCCAGCTGCGCAGCCTGGCAATGGTGTTCTCCCACGGGTTCCGCAAGCGCGACACCCTGCAATACCCCGAAGAACCCGTGTACCTGCCGCCGCGCTACCGCGGCCGCATCGTCCTCACCCGCGACCCCGATGGCGAGGAGCGCTGCGTAGCGTGCAACCTCTGCGCGGTGGCCTGCCCGGTGGGCTGCATTTCGCTGCAGAAGGCCGAGACAGAGGACGGCCGCTGGTACCCGGAGTTCTTCCGCATCAACTTCTCGCGTTGCATTTTCTGCGGCCTGTGTGAAGAAGCGTGCCCGACCACCGCGATCCAGCTGACTCCGGATTTCGAAATGGCCGAGTTCAAGCGTCAGGACCTGGTGTACGAGAAAGAAGATCTGCTGATCTCCGGCCCCGGCAAGAACCCTGACTACAACTTCTACCGTGTTGCGGGTATGGCAATCGCTGGCAAGCCGAAGGGCTCTGCACAGAACGAAGCCGAGCCGATCAACGTGAAGAGCTTGCTCCCATAA
- the nuoF gene encoding NADH-quinone oxidoreductase subunit NuoF, protein MTITSFGPANRIARSAETHPLTWRLRDDGEPVWLAEYESKNGYAAARKALAQMSADDIVQSVKDSGLKGRGGAGFPTGVKWGLMPKDESMNIRYLLCNADEMEPNTWKDRMLMEQQPHLLVEGMLISARALKAYRGYIFLRGEYTTAAKNLNRAIDEAKAAGLLGKNILGSGFDFELFVHTGAGRYICGEETALINSLEGRRANPRSKPPFPAAVGVWGKPTCVNNVETLCNVPAIVANGNDWYKSLAREGSEDHGTKLMGFSGKVKNPGLWELPFGVTARELFEDYAGGMRDGFKLKCWQPGGAGTGFLLPEHLDAQMYAGGIAKVGTRMGTGLAMAVDDSINMVSLLRNMEEFFARESCGWCTPCRDGLPWSVKMLRALENGQGRAEDIETLLGLVNFLGPGRTFCAHAPGAVEPLGSAIKYFRSEFEAGVAPESAATLRPDLAKPIVVGA, encoded by the coding sequence ATGACCATTACTTCCTTCGGCCCGGCCAACCGCATCGCGCGCTCGGCCGAAACCCACCCGCTGACCTGGCGCCTGCGTGACGACGGCGAGCCGGTCTGGCTGGCCGAGTACGAATCGAAGAACGGCTACGCCGCAGCCCGCAAGGCGCTGGCGCAAATGTCCGCCGACGACATCGTGCAGAGCGTCAAGGACTCCGGCCTCAAAGGCCGTGGCGGTGCAGGTTTCCCCACTGGCGTGAAGTGGGGCCTGATGCCCAAAGACGAATCCATGAACATCCGCTACCTGCTGTGCAACGCGGACGAAATGGAGCCGAACACCTGGAAGGACCGCATGCTGATGGAGCAACAGCCCCATCTGCTGGTCGAGGGCATGCTGATCAGCGCCCGCGCCCTGAAGGCCTACCGCGGCTACATCTTCCTGCGTGGCGAGTACACCACCGCAGCGAAAAACCTCAACCGCGCCATCGATGAAGCCAAGGCCGCCGGCCTGCTGGGCAAGAACATCCTGGGCAGCGGTTTCGATTTCGAGCTGTTCGTGCACACCGGTGCAGGCCGCTACATCTGCGGTGAAGAAACCGCGCTGATCAACTCGCTGGAAGGCCGCCGCGCCAACCCGCGCTCCAAGCCGCCCTTCCCTGCCGCCGTTGGCGTGTGGGGCAAGCCGACGTGCGTGAACAACGTCGAGACCCTGTGCAACGTCCCGGCCATCGTCGCCAACGGCAACGACTGGTACAAGTCGCTGGCCCGCGAAGGCAGCGAGGACCACGGCACCAAGCTGATGGGCTTCTCCGGCAAGGTGAAGAACCCAGGCCTGTGGGAACTGCCATTTGGCGTTACCGCCCGCGAATTGTTCGAAGACTACGCCGGTGGCATGCGCGATGGCTTCAAGCTCAAGTGCTGGCAGCCAGGCGGCGCCGGTACCGGCTTCCTGCTGCCTGAGCACCTCGATGCGCAAATGTACGCCGGTGGCATCGCCAAGGTCGGCACCCGTATGGGTACTGGCCTGGCCATGGCGGTCGACGACAGCATCAACATGGTGTCGCTGCTGCGCAACATGGAAGAGTTCTTTGCCCGCGAATCGTGCGGCTGGTGCACCCCATGCCGTGACGGCCTGCCGTGGAGCGTGAAGATGCTGCGCGCGCTGGAAAACGGCCAAGGCCGCGCCGAGGACATCGAGACGCTGCTGGGGCTGGTCAACTTCCTCGGCCCGGGCCGTACCTTCTGTGCTCACGCACCGGGTGCCGTCGAGCCGCTGGGCAGTGCCATCAAATACTTCCGCTCGGAGTTCGAGGCCGGCGTGGCGCCAGAAAGCGCTGCCACCCTGCGCCCCGACCTGGCGAAGCCGATCGTGGTCGGCGCATAA